A portion of the Stigmatella aurantiaca DW4/3-1 genome contains these proteins:
- a CDS encoding glycosyltransferase family 4 protein: MRPYTLIAGDFVATGGMDRANLALASHLAQRGHPVRLVAHRVADELRALPNVRFIPVPKPAGAYLLGEPLLDAAGRLWALRTLAEGGEVVANGGNCTVPAVNWIHYVHGAYASEATGTPLRQLKAHVSQRYYRYTERRAVRRARLVIANSERTREDILQATGIPAGRVHVIYLGSDPHRFQPVSAQERKDARAALGWPESRRIALFVGALGDRRKGFDSLVSAWERLCAHELWDVDLKVVGDGPQREAWEHEVQARSLRGRIQFLGFRKDVPKLLAAGDLLVSPTRYEPYGLGVQEALCAGLPALVSRRAGVAERYPEALQELLLEDPDDVAELVRRLEGWRAREAELAPHVSELSGKLRAWTWERMAVELVELLERDRAR; the protein is encoded by the coding sequence ATGCGACCTTACACGCTCATCGCCGGTGATTTCGTCGCCACCGGTGGGATGGACCGAGCCAACCTGGCCCTGGCGAGCCACCTCGCGCAGCGAGGCCACCCCGTGCGGCTGGTGGCCCACCGGGTGGCGGACGAGCTGAGGGCCCTTCCCAACGTGCGATTCATTCCGGTGCCCAAGCCTGCCGGGGCCTACCTGCTCGGCGAGCCGTTGCTGGATGCCGCCGGACGCCTCTGGGCCCTGCGAACCTTGGCGGAAGGGGGCGAGGTGGTGGCCAACGGCGGCAATTGCACGGTCCCAGCGGTCAACTGGATCCACTATGTCCACGGGGCTTATGCCTCCGAGGCCACGGGGACGCCCCTGCGCCAGCTCAAGGCCCACGTGAGCCAGCGGTACTACCGTTACACCGAGCGCCGGGCCGTGCGCCGGGCCCGCCTTGTCATCGCCAACTCCGAGCGCACGCGGGAGGACATCCTCCAGGCGACGGGCATCCCCGCTGGGCGTGTTCATGTCATCTACCTGGGGAGCGACCCCCATCGCTTCCAGCCGGTGTCCGCGCAAGAGCGGAAGGACGCCCGGGCGGCGCTGGGGTGGCCCGAGTCCAGGAGGATCGCGCTGTTCGTGGGAGCGCTGGGAGACCGGCGCAAGGGGTTCGACTCGCTCGTCTCGGCGTGGGAGAGGCTGTGCGCTCATGAGCTGTGGGACGTGGACCTCAAGGTGGTGGGCGACGGGCCGCAGCGGGAGGCCTGGGAGCATGAGGTCCAGGCGCGGTCTCTGAGGGGGCGCATCCAGTTCCTCGGCTTTCGCAAGGACGTGCCCAAGCTCCTGGCCGCCGGAGACCTGCTCGTCTCGCCCACGCGCTACGAGCCATATGGGCTGGGCGTTCAGGAGGCCTTGTGCGCAGGGTTGCCCGCGCTGGTGAGCCGGAGGGCGGGGGTGGCGGAGCGTTACCCGGAGGCCCTCCAGGAACTGCTCCTCGAGGATCCGGACGACGTGGCGGAACTGGTCCGGCGCCTGGAGGGATGGAGGGCGCGGGAGGCGGAGTTGGCGCCGCATGTCTCGGAGCTGTCTGGGAAACTGCGTGCCTGGACCTGGGAGCGCATGGCGGTGGAACTCGTGGAACTCCTGGAGCGGGACCGGGCGCGGTAA
- a CDS encoding O-antigen ligase family protein, with protein sequence MRRPGGRAPTSFGSPLPLQGPGVLHQRYVRRVPAPGDAAPGAGREAPPVPERAERKGLLSSSALVPLFIAVQILTQLALLWEVLAPLRMIFRIFSFGASLLLLALVPGQRLRHPALPFALAAMAVTALNLFHPQTSSLMAGAAQLGIQFAVLGPLIWVTRLRIDAQVLRRTLGLLFLFNAASAALGVLQVYAPGKFQPAMSVIIESMGEAYTQSLQFVGPTGERIFRPFGLTDTPGGATTGAFYAVLLGSGFLLSEKGGLIRLVSVGGIFLGIVCLYLCQVRASAMMLLVCMLAIVAVLALNGRLLRMTKLIAVVGGFAVVGFGWASTMGGDAIVSRWNTLFEDQAGDVYYDNRGRFLDSAFTAYLPEYPLGAGLGRYGMPNSYFGDNSDPSRPPLWVEIQWAAWVLDGGIFVLVLYPLALLATLFWSLRLASSKDDQHEFWLWGSILFGFNLGAIAITFSYPFFMSQTGMVFWLLNAALFGAHHHAVQQARPSVPHATLHAHRR encoded by the coding sequence ATGAGGCGGCCCGGGGGACGCGCGCCCACCTCCTTTGGCAGCCCCCTGCCGCTCCAGGGGCCGGGGGTGCTGCATCAGCGGTATGTCCGCCGCGTTCCAGCGCCTGGGGACGCCGCGCCCGGGGCGGGGCGCGAGGCGCCCCCGGTTCCCGAGCGCGCCGAGCGCAAGGGGCTGCTCTCGTCGAGCGCCCTGGTGCCGCTGTTCATCGCCGTGCAGATCCTCACCCAGCTCGCCTTGCTGTGGGAGGTGCTGGCCCCGCTGCGGATGATCTTCCGCATCTTCTCGTTCGGGGCGAGCCTGTTGCTGCTCGCGCTCGTGCCTGGCCAACGCTTGCGGCACCCCGCCTTGCCGTTCGCGCTCGCCGCGATGGCGGTCACGGCGCTCAACCTCTTCCACCCGCAGACGAGCAGCCTGATGGCGGGGGCGGCCCAGTTGGGCATCCAGTTCGCCGTCCTGGGGCCCCTCATCTGGGTCACCCGGCTGCGCATCGATGCGCAGGTGCTCCGGCGCACGCTGGGGCTGCTCTTCCTGTTCAACGCGGCGAGCGCGGCCCTGGGGGTGTTGCAGGTGTATGCCCCGGGCAAGTTCCAGCCCGCCATGTCGGTCATCATCGAGAGCATGGGCGAGGCCTACACCCAGAGCCTTCAGTTCGTGGGGCCCACTGGGGAGCGCATCTTCCGGCCCTTTGGCCTCACCGATACGCCGGGTGGCGCCACCACGGGAGCCTTCTACGCCGTGCTGCTGGGCAGTGGCTTTCTGCTCAGCGAGAAGGGAGGGCTGATCCGTCTGGTGAGCGTGGGAGGCATCTTCCTGGGCATCGTCTGCCTCTACCTGTGCCAGGTGCGTGCCTCCGCGATGATGCTGCTGGTGTGCATGCTGGCCATCGTCGCGGTGCTGGCCCTCAACGGCCGGCTCTTGCGGATGACCAAGCTGATCGCCGTGGTGGGAGGCTTTGCCGTCGTGGGCTTTGGGTGGGCTTCCACCATGGGCGGCGACGCCATCGTCAGCCGCTGGAACACGCTCTTCGAGGACCAGGCGGGCGACGTCTATTACGACAACCGGGGGCGCTTCCTCGACAGTGCCTTCACGGCCTATCTGCCGGAGTACCCCCTGGGCGCGGGGCTCGGCCGGTACGGGATGCCCAACTCTTACTTCGGCGACAACAGCGATCCGTCCCGGCCGCCCCTGTGGGTGGAGATTCAATGGGCCGCGTGGGTGCTGGATGGCGGCATCTTCGTGCTGGTGCTCTACCCGCTGGCGCTGCTCGCCACGCTGTTCTGGTCCCTGCGGCTCGCCTCGAGCAAGGACGACCAGCATGAGTTCTGGCTGTGGGGCAGCATCCTCTTCGGGTTCAACCTGGGCGCCATCGCCATCACCTTCAGCTACCCGTTCTTCATGAGCCAGACGGGGATGGTGTTCTGGTTGCTCAACGCCGCCCTCTTCGGAGCCCACCACCACGCGGTCCAGCAGGCCCGCCCTTCCGTGCCCCATGCGACCTTACACGCTCATCGCCGGTGA